In Setaria italica strain Yugu1 chromosome IX, Setaria_italica_v2.0, whole genome shotgun sequence, the genomic stretch aagagtattgctttccggtcaccaagtctctctcgGGATACTCCTTGCTTTGCCACGAAGGCTTGGCCGCTAAGGCTCACGTCAAATTCTCAGGTCACCTTGATACCATCTCCAcaaaggagcttctccacgaaggaagggggtctccacgttCCCTGCATATTGTCGTCGACGCCGATCCATGCCAAaccggagggtcgaagacttacCGGCGAACTACCAAGGCTCCAAGATAGCACACCTTGTACAGCTGTGGTTCACTCCTAGAACCGATCACAAGgcaggcacaccttgcactctctcttctctaggcctatcctagcactaaatATTCTtataagcttgtgctaagcctttgattaatcacttatgcacttttggtggcttggatgtgttcttgatgagtcttgatctccaatggacTTCTGCATACTCCAGCTTCATCCAGCAACTCCAATGGGtgagtggagggggtataaatagcccaagaactcaaagagccgttgctccaacggctagttaaagtataccatcggatgttccgatggtatcATTCGGGGTAGCATTCGAACATCTGGTTCTACCAGCCCTTGCCTCCCCGCGCTTAGATTCTACTCAAGTTCCTCACCGACGCAATCCATCGATTGATCAAGTGGTCCCTCTAGcacccatcggatcatccggtgcagTAGCTTCCTATGCCAAAACGTCTCTGttagtttctaaaataaataTGCTTCATCCGATGCCCCCACGACACATagcgtcggatcatccggtgcctccttctttcttctctttgctCCGGCGATTCATCCGATGGATACAAAACTTAGGCCATCGAATCATCCGATGGTCCTACTTTGACTTGGTCTCCACATGGCGTACCAAAAGCTCCGATGCTTGCACCGATGCTTTTTCAACTGGCCATCGAAACATCCGATGGTCTCAAAAACCTGCTTCACGCTTggcaccgactgattcggtgggCACCTTCTTCTTGTCACCAGATGAATCGGTGACTATAATGATTCCTgtttttctttgattctttgctTATCTTTGGTTGTGGTTGCTTCCTCAGGACCTATAATACCTTCAAGATATGTTTTCAATGCTTTGTTAGTCCTGATGACCGTGTTGTcacattaatcaccaaaatcacaaacaaatAGCCTATTCGGGGCCATGTTTGCTACATTTAGGCTATTCCCAATGGGGATTTCATAAGAGTTTCATTTAATGATGCGACACACCAACAATTTTGATGATATGGCATGCTAATAATcatgaagagagagagggaatgAGTTTAATCCTGATTAAACTATGTATAcattgtttccaagactatgaaacctgaTGAAACTAGCATTGGGGATtagagagtttcatttcatctcatAACATCCAATCACATACCTCGCAATTAAACGTTATGTCCAGCCTATGAAATCGCGAAATGAAACTCTCCATTGGGAGATCTTGTGTCATACATCCACTCAAACATCTTTCGATGACGTACCACTCTTGAAAATTGTAATTGAAATTTCCCACTGGGAATAGCCATGGTTGCTCTAGAGTCTAGACTCTATTTAAGTCACTTCAACTTTTTCCCTACACACAACCCCTGCAACAGTTATGATACAACATAAAATCCATTGGGAGCTTTTCGATTCTAGCACCATTTCCTCTCTCAAACttgctgcattttttttccaataCTAGGTAGTTTCGAATGAGAGTGATGAAGCCGATGTCGATGAATTGAAGAGTATCGGGATGGAAATTGTTGAAAGATGTGACTGCTTGCCGTTAGCAGTTAAGGTCCTTGGAGGACTCTTGCGTCACAAAAGGAGAACAAGGGATGCCTGGACGGATGTTAGTAGCCACGATATTTGGTCGACAATAGGAAGCGATGAAGATATTAATAAAGCGGTCTATTTGAGTTATGAAGATTTGCCTTCACACTTGAAGCAATGTTTTGTGTATTGTTCGCTAATCCCTAAAGATCACTTGATATCGAGTGGAGTAATAGTCAAGCTTTGGATTGCAGCAGGTCATGTACACAACAAGATGAGCTGTAAGGTACCAGAAAAGTTGGGGAAAGAATACTACAACGAATTGGTTTCAAGAAATCTTCTAGAACCAGACAAAAGTTACTATAGTACAGTAGTATGCAGGATGCACGATGTTGTCCGTTCCTTCGCTCAGTATATAATTAAAGATGAAGGGATACTTATTAGTGATGGGCAGGATGTTAATAGAACTCTTAGCACTGCAAAGCTTCGGCACCTATCTATCTCAAACACGACAGTAGGGCATGACACTTTGCAAAAACAAGCCTTGCTTAGAACATTAATTTTATTCGGAAGCAGTACCACTGTTGAGCTAAAGGATCTGTTGAACAACCTTTCTTGCCTGAGAGTACTACATCTAGTAAAGGTAGATTTAGTCGAGCTGCCAGACTCCATATGCCACCTCAAACATTTAAGATACTTGTGTATTTGTAACGCAAGCATATCCAGAATTCCTCAAGGCATAGGAGATCTAAAATTTCTACAATCTATTGACCTTGATGGGTGTGCAAATATTCATCAACTTCCTAACAGCATCCTAAAGCTGCGGAAGCTAAGGTCACTCAACTTGAGCGACACGGCAATCACTTCAATTCCTCGTGGCTTGGGAAAACTAGAAGATTTGGTCACCATAAGGGGGTTTCCAACACATTATTCAGATGAGAGCACAGGTGGCTGGTGCAGCATAGAAGAACTCAGACCTCTGTCGAAGCTCCAAAGCCTTGAAATAATATGTCTGGAGAAGGCACCTTCCGGTTCTATGGCTGCTAAAGCAAACCTTAGCAGTAAACATCACCTGACATGGCTAGATTTGGTATTTACCAGCAGGCTAGGAGACAACGGGGTGGTCGAAGGCAACATTAGCGAGGAGGAACACAGGAGAACAGAGGAGGTGCTGGATAATCTGTGTCCTCCAACTTGCATGGAAGAACTTGATATAAAAGGCTACTTTGCACGTGGGCTACCGCAGTGGATGAGAaccatgtcagcctttgggagCTTAAGGCGGTTGGTGCTACATGACTACGCATGCTGCCCGCATCTACCTAATGGATTGGGGCAGCTCCCCTTTCTTGATTATTTTTGGGTCAAACGTGCTCCGTCTGTCCGGTGCGTTGGGCACGatttcctcttcccctccttgGGTGGTCAAGCTGATGGCAAAGTAACACGGAACAATAACAGGCAGCCTCATCATACTTCGCGTGGTGCTGGTGTTGCTTTTCCCAAGCTGTCAGAAGTGGGTTTTGTAGGCATGCTGGGATGGACGAATTGGGAGTGGGAGCAGCACGTCCCAGCGATGCCTACACTAGAGGAGCTTACAATCAGAAACTGCAAACTGCAACACCTTCCTGCAGGGCTTGCATACCATGCATGCCGGTTGAGAGAGTTGGACCTGAGAAATATCCAGCTCTTGGTCTGTGTGGAGAACTTCCCTTCACTAGTCAAGCTTTGGTCATATGACAACCCAAGGCTGGAGAGGATCAGCAACAACCCAAGCTTGCAATGGATTGACATTAGCAATTGCCGAGCACTAGAGGAATTGGACGGTTTGCCATCCCTCCTAAGCCTTGAGTGGTGGAATTTGAGTGCTGAAGCACTCCCAGAATACTTGCGAGAGGCAAAGCTAAAGAAATTGCGTGTAGATTGCAGCCGAAGATTGCTCAAACTGATAGCACTACAAGATGAATCCTCCGAATGGGGAAAGATCCAGCATGTCCAGCAACTAAAGGTGTATGGATGCAAGATAGAaggagaagcggaggaagccgacCAATCGCACGAAGATGAGGATGCCGAGTGGTACATCTACTGTACCAAGGAGCCGTATTCATTCGACGCATACCTGGGCAAGTCCACGGGTGAGTTCATCTTCGACCTACTCGGTGGTTTTATAACTGTATGTGTGTACACTCATGTAAAAATGGATTTCTAACTGTATATTCACCTGCGCAcaggatgaagatgaagcagaAGTAGACGAGGTGAACGAAGAGCAGAGTCCAGGAATAGAACATAGTAAGAATGCAAGGAACAGAGGAAGCTCTCAGGCTGTTACGACAGGAGGAGCATTCGAATCCATCCACCAAATACTAGGTATGAATTGCCCAAATACTAATGGTCTTGTAGTTGTACACGCCAAATTGGCTGTGACTATTCTAACTGGAAAGCATTGTCGTGTTAACGCAGGAGAAGAACACATCGCAATTGGCATACTGTCCCTCAAATTCGTAAGTTGTATATGTTTGTGTGCGAAAAATATAATACATCAGTAAGGCGCGAGCGTCTCTCTAACCAGTTGTTGTGACGCTCAGGAAGGGAGCGCCAGCACGGGCGGCCTTGGACTCGTTGGAGCGAATACGCGTCGGGGACGAGCGATGGGCTGAGAGCTGAAGCACTGAACGTGCGCGCGAAGGGCAGCAGGGAAGGGATTTGCACATTTAGCTCCCAGGATTTGCACTTCTTGTTGGCGTATTTGTAGGCAGGTCTGCACTCCATCTCTTCTTTTTGGTTGGTCTGTGCTAGCTCGTCAGACTTTCTACAGTGTTTTTGAATGTTCGATAACAAATGAGTGTAGGAATTTGCAGACGTGCTCTATGATGCCGAGATAACAATTGCATCCCCCCCTCATGGATCCTCTGGAAAGCTGAAGCtactctgcaagactgcaacGATTGCAGCAACACGGACGTGCCTACTAAAAACATGGTGCAATAAAACTGCGAAATGCTAaacaaggtcaagccggcagcCAGGTGAGCAACATTCCAGGCAGCAGGCATATTCTGAGCCGTTCAGCGTGGACCGGAGCCAACAACGGGGATAAGAAGTCCCAACTAGTAGTAGTTGGCAGCCAATGCGGTGGCCAAAATTTGACCAAGCCAAGGCTAGTAAACAGCAAATTTTGTAGCAAACCAAAATTAAAATGCGACGTAACCAAAGCGCTGGCGTAACCATGTCGACATTAGACCTGATTTGTTAATACGTGCTGAGATGGCGAGGCATATCTTGTAACCAGCGACGAAGAGAAGAGTTCAAGCTGCATTGGATACATGTGCTCCTGCCTCCTGGGGGTTAGTTGAGGCGTCTCTCTTTTGCACCTCATCAATAGAGACAAATAATTTGAGTTGCATATTTTTTGACTACTGACTGGACACCCAATCGAGGTCCACAAAAATATGGAGTAGCGTACTCTTCTGGCCCTCCTATGCGTTGAACTTCTTCGCCTCACCATCTCATCTGCCCATCCGTGATTTTCCATCGACCGGCCAGGCCTTCCTTCTGTATAAAGCGTCTCCTAAATCACCGCAGAGTGTACACCCACACATATCTGAAATCTAGTCATCTTCCTTAGTCATCTTCCTTTTGCTCTCTGCTTTGCTACCCTGTTCCCCGACCATGGCAGAGCTGCTGGACGAGTTCGCGTCCAAGCTTGTGGGCATCCTGGCAGGCATGgtgaaggaggaggtggagatgcTCCTCGGCGTGCCGGGTGAGGTCACCAAGCTCGAGACCACGCTCCGCGACCTGAGCCACATCTTGGGTGATGCGGAGAGGAAGCGCATCCGTGACAAGGCTACGGAGGGTTGGGTGAGGGAGCTCAAGGACGTCATGTACGACGCCGATGACGTCCTTGACCTCTGCCAGCTCATGGAAGGCGGAGAAGATCCTCCCGCACCAACATCTGCTCCgaaaaccacctcaaggtgctGGGACATCCCCAAGATGTTTTTTTGCTTCCGCAACCCTGTTGCGGCACATGAGATTGGAACGAAGATCCAAGCGATCAACCAGCGACTGGAAGACCTGGCAAAGAGGAGCTCCCGTTTCGGATTCATCACCCAAGCCATCCATTCCTCAGCTGATTCAATCAACGAAGCTTGGAATTCTTTGTCCGACGAGACTGGATCGGTTTTTATCCGGTCTGATGTTGTCGGCGAGAAGATTGAGGATGACACGAAGAAAATTGTTGATCTACTCATCAAGAAGGTGGATGCTCCTGTAGGATCAAGGGCCAATAGTGATGTGGTTGTTGCTGTTGCTATCACAGGCACAGGTGGGATAGGCAAAACCACTCTTGCTAAGATGGTCTTCGGTGATAGTAGGGTGGAGGAAAACTTCAAGGAAAGGATCTGGTTGAGCGTTAACCGTGAGTTCAATGAGATCAATGTCCTACAAAGTCTTATAGCTTCTTTTGGTGCCAAACATGAAGGCTGTGCGGGAAACAAGGACCTACTTCAGCGTGCCCTGAAGGATACAATCCGGCAAAAGAAGAAGTTTTTGTTGGTGATGGATGATGTGTGGAGCGAAAATGTGTGGTATAAGCTGCTTAGAGAGCCGCTCAATCATGGTGCTTCTGGCAGTCGAGTCTTGGTGACCACAAGAAATGATGGAGTTGCTCATGGGATGAAAGCTCAACATCTCCATCGAGTTGACAAGCTAACAACGGAAGATGCTTGGATTTTGCTAAAGAACCAGGTCAGTAATAACTTTTATTTATTACAGTAATTATTTATGCAGTAATTTGAATTTACAGTAACAACTTTTATCTCTTCTTAATTACTTTCTCTCCCTTGGAGTAATGCACGATAGCCCATTGCTCAATATTTCTCTTGTCGCTCTTTTCCGATCTGATTACGCAAAGGACCATGTAATTTCACTACGAGCCTTTTATCATACTTTCAAAGCTCTTCGCTTAGCAAAACATGTCTCATGGTTATATTTAGTTGAACATATCCTATTGACGTTGAGGGATGTTTTGTTTAGGGCAACGAATCGGGTatcgtagcctaagagggggagggggtgattTAGGCAACTTAAAATCTTAACCTATGGCTTCTGCTACTTTTGCATCAAACATAAACAAGATCATGCTGTCAAGATGTGCAattatggttgatctagtgtgaactCTTCATcctaaaataagttttgcaacctagaggcatcctagcaagatactacactaagaaagtaaaggcacacaagttgtaagtatgaaatgcggaaatgtaaaggaggggatgaggggaagcaaactcttgacacaagagtattgctttccggtcaccaagtctctccctgGACACTCCTTGatttgccacaaaggctcggctactaaggctcacgccaaaTTCACAGGCTACCTTGATACCATCTCCAcaaaggagcttctccacgaaagaagggggtctccacgttCCCTGCACATtgtcgtcgacgccgctccacaccaagccggagggtcaaAGACTTACCGGCGaaccaccaaggctccaaggtttCAGCACACCTTGTACAGCTGTGGTTCACTCCTAGAATCGATCACAAGGCAAGCACACCTTGCATTCTctcttctctaggcctatcctagcactaaacATTCTTCTAAGCTTGCGCTAAACCTTTGATTaatcacttatgcacttttggtggtttggatgtgttcttgacgagtcttgatctccaatggaATTCTGCACACTCCAGCTTCATCCAACAACTCCAAATGGGTGAGTGGcggggggtataaatagcccaagaactcaaagagccgttgctccaacggctagttaaagtataccatcggatgttccgatggtatcATTTGGggtagcatcggaacatccggttcTACCAGCCATTGCCTCCCCGCGCTCAGATTCTGCTCAAGTTCCTCACTGACGTAATCCATCGATTGATCCAGTGGTCCCTCTAGcacccatcggatcatccggtgcagTAGCTTCCTATGCCAAAACGTCTTTGttagtttctaaaataaatatgcttcgtccgatGCCCCTGCGACACATAGCGTCGGATCATCCAGtgcctccttctttcttctctttgctCCGGCGATTCATCCGATGGGTACAAAACTTAGGCCATCGGATCATCTGATGGTCCTGCTTTGACTTGGTCTCCACATGGCGAACCAAAAGCTCTGATGCTTGCACCGACACTTTTTCAACTGGCCATCAAAGCATCCGATGGTCTCAAAAATCTTCTTCACGCTTGTCACCAACTGATTCGGTGGGCACCTTCTTCTTGTCACCGGATGAATCAGTGGCTATAACAattcttgtttttctttgatttctttgattctttgctTGTCTTTGGTTGTGGTTGCTTCCTTAGGACCTATAATACCTTCAAGATATGTTCTCAATGCTTTGTTAGTCCTAATGACCATGTTGTCACATTAATCACCGAAATCACAAACAAATGGCCTATTCGGAGCCATGTTTGCTACATTTAGGCTATCCCCAATGAGGATTTCATAAGAGTTTCTTTTAATGATGTGACACATCAACAATTTTGATGATATGACATGCTAATAATcatgaagagagagagggaaggagtttcatcctGATTAAACTGTGTATAcattgtttccaagactatgaaacctgaTGAAACTAGCATTAGGGATTAGATAGTTTTATTTCATCTCATAACATCCAATCACATACCTCGCAATTAAACGTTATGTCCAGCCTAtaaaatcgtgaaatgaaactctccatTGGGAGATCTTGTGTCATACATCCACTCAAACATCTTTTGATGACATACCACTCCTGAAAACCGTAATATGAAATTCCCCACTGGGAATAGCTATGGTTGCTCTAGAGTCTAGACTCTATTGAAGTCACTTCAACTTTTTCCCAACACACAACCCCTGCACAAGTTATGATACAACATAAAATCCATTGGGAGCTTTTCGATTCTAACACCATTTCCTCTCTCAAACTTGCTGCATTTTTTCCAATACTAGGTAGTTTTGAATGAGAGTGATGATGTCGATGAATTGAAGAGTATCGGGATGGAAATTGTTAAAAGATGTGACTGCTTGCCATTAGCAGTTAAGGTCCTTGGAGGACTCTTGCGCCGCAAAAGTAGAACAAGAGATGCCTGGACGGATGTTAGTAGCCACGGCACTTGGTCGACAATAGGAATCCATGAAGATATTAATAAAGCGGTCTATTTGAGTTATGAAGACTTGCCTTCACACTTGAAGCAATGTTTTGTGTATTGTTCGCTAATCCCTCAAGATTACTTGATTTCAAGTCGAGTAATAGTCCAGATTTGGATTGCAGCAGGTCATGTACACAACAAGATGAGCTGTAAGGCACCAGAAACGTTGGGGGAAGAATACTACAAAGAATTGGTTTCAAGAAATCTTCTAGAACCAGAGAAAGGTTACTATAGAATATCAGCATGGAACATGCACGACGTTGTCCGTTCCTTCGCTCAGTATATAATTAAAGATGAAGGGATACTTATTAGTGATGGGCAGGATGTCAATAGAACTCTTAGCACTGCAAAGCTTCGGCACCTATCTATCTCAAACAAGGCAGTAAGGCATGACACTTTGCAAACACAAGCCTTGCTTAGAACATTAATGTTATTCGAAGGCAGCACCACTGTTGAGCTAAAGGATATGTTGAACAACCTTTCTTGCCTAAGAGTACTACATCTGATAGATGTAGATCTAGTTGAGCTGCCAGACTCCATATGCCACCTCAAACATTTAAGATCCTTGTATCTTTCTGGCACAAGCATATCCACAATTCCTCAAGGCATAGGAGATCTAAAATTTCTACAATCTATTGACCTTGATGGGTGTGCAAATATTCATCAACTTCCTAACAGCATCCTAAAGCTGCGGAAGCTAAGGTCACTCACCTTGAGCGACACGGCAATCACTTCAGTTCCTCGTGGCTTGGGAAAACTAGAAGATTTGGTCGACATAAGGGGGTTTCCAACACATTATTCAAATGAGAGCACAGGTGGCTGGTGCAGCTTAGAAGAACTCAGACCTCTATCGAAGCTCCAAAGCCTTGAAATAATATGTCTGGAGAAGGCACCTTCCGGTTCTATGGCTGCTAAAGCAAACCTTAGCAGTAAACATCACCTGACACGGTTACATTTGGTATTTACCAGCAGGCTAGGAGACAACGGGGAGGTCGAAGGCAACATTAGCGAGGAGGAACACAGGAGAACAGAGGAGGTGCTGGATAATCTGTGTCCTCCAACTTGCATGGAACGACTTGAAATCAAAGGCTACTTTGCACGTGGGCTACCGCAGTGGATGAGAaccatgtcagcctttgggagCTTAAGGCGGTTGGCGCTAGATGACTACGCATGCTGCACGCATCTACCTAATGGATTGGGGCAGCTCCCCTTTCTTGATCATTTTTGGGTCAACCGTGCTCCGTCTGTCCAGTGCGTTGGGCACGatttcctcttcccctccttgGGTGGTCAAGCCGATGGCAAAGTAACACGGGACAATAACAGGCAGCCTCATCATACTTCGCGTGGTGCTGGTGTTGCTTTTCCCAAGCTGAGAAAAGTGGGTTTTGAAGGCATGCTGGGATGGACGCAGTGGGAGTGGGAGCAGCACGTCCCAGCAATGCCTGCACTAGAGGAGCTTAGCATCGGAGACTGCAAACTGCAACGCCTTCCTTCTGGGCTTGCACACCATGCATGCCGGTTGAGAGAGTTGTGGCTGACAAATATCCAGCTTTTGGTCTCTGTGGATAACTTCCCTTCACTAGTCAAGCTTTGGTCATATGACAACCCAAGGCTGGAGAGGATCAGCAACAACCCAAGCTTGCAATTCATTGACATCACCAGATGCCCAACACTAAAGGAATTGGACGGTTTGCCATCCCTCCGAAGCCTCGAGTGGCAGGATGAGGATGCTAAATCACTGCCAGAATACTTGCGAGAGGCAAAGCTAAAGAAGTTACGCGTGGATTGCAGCCGAAGCTTGCTCAAACTGATAGCGTTACAAGATGAATCCTCAGAATGGGGAAAGATCCAGCACGTCCAGCAAGTAAAGGCATATgtgaaagaggaggaggaatccGACGAATCGTCACAGGAAGATGATGAGGCCAATGAGGAGGAAGACAACCAATCAGAAGAAGGTGAGGTCGACAAGGACGCTGACCAATcagaggaagatgaggaggacgAGTACTGGTACATCTACTATACCAAGGAGCCGTATTCCTTTGACGCATACTTGGGCGAGTCCACAGGTAATTTCATCTTCCACTTACTCAGTGGTTTTATATTTGTCAATCTGTAAGTTACATAAAATCGATTTATCTTCCAAATCTGAACTCGTTTGTCTTCATTTTGCCCCTTCAATTGCTCACaagatgaagaggaagaggaaaaggaagaggaacaggaagaggaagaggagaggtgATGGAATACTATAGAGGCCAAGAATAACACTACTGAAAGAATGCAAAGAGTATATATATAGGAAGCTTCAGGCTGCAATGACAGGAGCATTCCCTTCCAACCAAGGCTTTCCGTTATAGCAGGTAAGAAATGCCGAAACATCGATGGCCTTCAGAGCTCACGTGCCAAATTGGTAGTGATCATTTACTATCTTTTGTTGAGCAATATGCTATTCTGACATTGGAAACACGCTACCATGTTAATGTAGGAGCAGGAAAGAGGGGACCCGCTATTGTCGTACCGATACGTTTGGAGCCTTGAAACCCAAAGGGGAGAACAGGAGCCTGAAATCCAGCGGGAGGGCACACGCGGGCTGCTCCGGCAGCCGTCGCGCGCGCGCTGGCAGCATGCAGCGAACGGAGAGGGGCTCGTGGGACGCGCCAAAAGCTGCGCGAGGCGGCACCCGGCTGAAACGCATGTGTCTCCCATGTTGATTGTGGAACGATGACGTTGTTCAGAAATCGGAAACCCAAGATGGAGTAACCTGTGTTCCACGGTTGGTTTTTGCACTTCTTTGGTGTCTTGTTATTTTGTACGTGATCGGCACGATTGCACCATCTTGTGATTGTGATCCTCAAACTATGTTATTGTCTTATAATTTCCGTACTGTGTAATACCACCACGGTGTCGTCTCATCAAGCTTTACCTTCAGTTTGATCGCTAGTGTGTGTTTAATTTCTTCTTTTGTGGGAGCAAATGTGGCGACCAACGCCTACTCGTCACTGATCCTCTGAACATCAGAAGCAACTCAGAGCTCATTGCAGCAGCACGGACGTGTGCATGCTAGAAACGTCGAACGAGGACATCAGAATGGCATTTGCACGGGAGGTTCTCCCCTCCCCAGATGACAATACACAACACAGCATCACATAGAAGCTCAACTGATAACATCAGTTCCCGTTATGTACTCTACTATATTGATCTGTCGATGGCATCATGGCACAGCTATGGTAAGTAGAAGACGACACCAACTACCAGGACTAGCTGTTCCTCTGCGGGAAACAGATATATACTCCACTCAGGGCATATGAGTTCATCACACAGTGTAGGACTGTCGATGTCCAGGCCCTTGAGCTTCACAACCGACTCCACATGCCCCTTCAGGGTGTGAAGCTCCCTTAGCCTGCAAAGAAACACAAGCAAGCCAATGCTTAGCTTACATCAGCATTAACAGCGTTCATGTAATGCACGTTGAGCGTTATGAGAAATGTTCCTAGGGAAGGAAGATGCTTCTGATTTTTAATTTAAAAGCATTACCACAAGGAACAAAGAATAGGATGCATATGACATATCAGTATTCTTTTGCAGCGGATATGTTCTTACCTTGCAATCTCAGCCCTCCGTTTCGCCTCTTCAGCCATTTGATTCAACTCGTTCACCCTCTCAGGGAACAGCTTGGCATCTGGTGGCTGCAGCCCGTGGAGCGTCCTCTGGGCATGAGCCCACACTTGAGCTCCCTCTCTTCCTTACCAAAGTCATTTTTTCCTTGTAAATGCAATCTGCAAAAACAAGTCCTCTGGGTATTGCTTTTTCCCAAGCAGAGAGAAGTGGGTTTTGAAGGCATGCTGGGATGGGCATGCAGAGTGGGACTGGGAGCAGCACATCCCAGCGATGCCTGCATTAGAAGAGCTTAAAATCAAAAAAAATGTAAACTGCAGAATGTTCCTGCTGACTTGTACACCAT encodes the following:
- the LOC101777150 gene encoding putative disease resistance RPP13-like protein 1 isoform X2; protein product: MAELLDEFASKLVGILAGMVKEEVEMLLGVPGEVTKLETTLRDLSDILGDAERKRIRDKATEGWVRELKDVMYDADDVLDLCQLMEGGEDPPAPTSAPKTTSRCWDIPKMFFCFRNPVVAHEIGTKIQAINQRLEDLATRSSRFGFITQAIHSSADSINKASNSLSTDETGSVFIRSDVVGEKVEDDTKKIVDLLIKKMDAPVGSRANNDVVVAVAITGTGGIGKTTLAQMVFGDSRVEEKFEERIWLSVNREFNEINVLQSLITSFGAKHEGCAGNKDLLQRALKDTIRQKKKFLLVMDDVWRENVWYKLLREPLNHGASGSRVLVTTRNDGVAHGMKAQHLHPVHKLTTEDAWILLKNQVVSNESDEADVDELKSIGMEIVERCDCLPLAVKVLGGLLRHKRRTRDAWTDVSSHDIWSTIGSDEDINKAVYLSYEDLPSHLKQCFVYCSLIPKDHLISSGVIVKLWIAAGHVHNKMSCKVPEKLGKEYYNELVSRNLLEPDKSYYSTVVCRMHDVVRSFAQYIIKDEGILISDGQDVNRTLSTAKLRHLSISNTTVGHDTLQKQALLRTLILFGSSTTVELKDLLNNLSCLRVLHLVKVDLVELPDSICHLKHLRYLCICNASISRIPQGIGDLKFLQSIDLDGCANIHQLPNSILKLRKLRSLNLSDTAITSIPRGLGKLEDLVTIRGFPTHYSDESTGGWCSIEELRPLSKLQSLEIICLEKAPSGSMAAKANLSSKHHLTWLDLVFTSRLGDNGVVEGNISEEEHRRTEEVLDNLCPPTCMEELDIKGYFARGLPQWMRTMSAFGSLRRLVLHDYACCPHLPNGLGQLPFLDYFWVKRAPSVRCVGHDFLFPSLGGQADGKVTRNNNRQPHHTSRGAGVAFPKLSEVGFVGMLGWTNWEWEQHVPAMPTLEELTIRNCKLQHLPAGLAYHACRLRELDLRNIQLLVCVENFPSLVKLWSYDNPRLERISNNPSLQWIDISNCRALEELDGLPSLLSLEWWNLSAEALPEYLREAKLKKLRVDCSRRLLKLIALQDESSEWGKIQHVQQLKVYGCKIEGEAEEADQSHEDEDAEWYIYCTKEPYSFDAYLGKSTG
- the LOC101777150 gene encoding putative disease resistance protein RGA1 isoform X1, producing MAELLDEFASKLVGILAGMVKEEVEMLLGVPGEVTKLETTLRDLSHILGDAERKRIRDKATEGWVRELKDVMYDADDVLDLCQLMEGGEDPPAPTSAPKTTSRCWDIPKMFFCFRNPVAAHEIGTKIQAINQRLEDLAKRSSRFGFITQAIHSSADSINEAWNSLSDETGSVFIRSDVVGEKIEDDTKKIVDLLIKKVDAPVGSRANSDVVVAVAITGTGGIGKTTLAKMVFGDSRVEENFKERIWLSVNREFNEINVLQSLIASFGAKHEGCAGNKDLLQRALKDTIRQKKKFLLVMDDVWSENVWYKLLREPLNHGASGSRVLVTTRNDGVAHGMKAQHLHRVDKLTTEDAWILLKNQVVLNESDDVDELKSIGMEIVKRCDCLPLAVKVLGGLLRRKSRTRDAWTDVSSHGTWSTIGIHEDINKAVYLSYEDLPSHLKQCFVYCSLIPQDYLISSRVIVQIWIAAGHVHNKMSCKAPETLGEEYYKELVSRNLLEPEKGYYRISAWNMHDVVRSFAQYIIKDEGILISDGQDVNRTLSTAKLRHLSISNKAVRHDTLQTQALLRTLMLFEGSTTVELKDMLNNLSCLRVLHLIDVDLVELPDSICHLKHLRSLYLSGTSISTIPQGIGDLKFLQSIDLDGCANIHQLPNSILKLRKLRSLTLSDTAITSVPRGLGKLEDLVDIRGFPTHYSNESTGGWCSLEELRPLSKLQSLEIICLEKAPSGSMAAKANLSSKHHLTRLHLVFTSRLGDNGEVEGNISEEEHRRTEEVLDNLCPPTCMERLEIKGYFARGLPQWMRTMSAFGSLRRLALDDYACCTHLPNGLGQLPFLDHFWVNRAPSVQCVGHDFLFPSLGGQADGKVTRDNNRQPHHTSRGAGVAFPKLRKVGFEGMLGWTQWEWEQHVPAMPALEELSIGDCKLQRLPSGLAHHACRLRELWLTNIQLLVSVDNFPSLVKLWSYDNPRLERISNNPSLQFIDITRCPTLKELDGLPSLRSLEWQDEDAKSLPEYLREAKLKKLRVDCSRSLLKLIALQDESSEWGKIQHVQQVKAYVKEEEESDESSQEDDEANEEEDNQSEEGEVDKDADQSEEDEEDEYWYIYYTKEPYSFDAYLGESTDEEEEEKEEEQEEEEER